The sequence TACTCCTTTGCGATATAGCTCAACCACTTCTTCTTTATGCTCTTGCAATGCCTTTTTTACTTCAGCCTCAGAAACATTAGCAGCTTTAGCCACACCTCCAATTGTTCGAAAAGTATACTTATCGTCCTCAAGAGCTTTTTTAATGCGAGTATACAAATCGACTCTGACGATCTTCTTTTTTTCTTTTTTCTTTTGCTTAGTCTTAAGTATCAACCTGACCTCCTTAAAGAATATATCTACGCCCAATTAAGGGGTGAACAACGCTACCACCCACACCTAATGCATTGTCCCATAAACACTAAATTTGAAGTAGAACCCAAAATTCCAAGTGTTGTGAATCCGACTTAAAAGCCTTGTATGGTGTAGTTTTCATTACTTCAGGGACTTTAAAAAACCTAAAACTACATTGCCCCAATAATAATTCCACAACAACTTGTAAAGTGCCTTAAGGATCGACCAGTAGCTAATACCGAAAAAGCCCACTACAGCGAGAAGCATTAGCCAAATAGGAGTATTTGCCAACTCCTTGAAGTATAGGACTGCATTGTCGGAAGTAATCCCAAAAAACCAGCAAACGGCGAGAATTGCCAAACAAATACCAAGTACGATTAAACTTGTTACTAGGTTGAGGATTAATTCAAAAATTTTCACTGCTACTTCTTCAAGAGTTTTAACTCGACCCTCTAATGCTGAACCACTCATATATCTTCCTTTAAATCAATGATATCCCATAGACACAACGCCTCTACCCAGACCTAAAGCATTGTGCCATAAACACTAAACTTGAAGTAGAAGCAAAAGTGCCAAGCGTGGGGAATCACTCTTAAATTGTTAGCCAAGACTGGCAACACCAATACAAATTCCAATCACTGTTAACACAAACATTAGAGTCTGATGCTCTTGAAAGAATTGATTTGATTTAGATAAAAACGAGCTACACCCTGATTTGTTGTTCTGGTTAACATAGCAGTTGTATCCAAGTTCTGAAATGAAGTACTTTCCGGGTTCTTTTTCCAAATAACCCGACCTAACCATTCCATTAAGTAGTGTTCGTGACACAGCATAATCGCTGTAGCTACCTTGCTCAATTTTTGGTTTATAGTATTTTATTAAATCCTTGGTGCTATTATTCTTTGAGATATAGTCACCGGAAACGAAGAAGTTTTCCAAATTAGATGAATTAGTAAAACCTCTTCTAACATATTCATTCCCAAGTTCGGTAAGTACCTTGAATGCATTCTCGTCATTCATAACCAAACTATTTTCACTTGGCTCCATTCATACTCCGTAATTCCATTGTATTGCCTAACGCCGCGAATCTGTCTTAAACGTTTGTATGTGTATTCTCACAATGAGTGATCCTCTAAGTTACTTTAAAAGGTCCTCTATTCAGTCAATTGAGCCAGTTTCTTCTCTAGAATACTCTTACCTAACCCTAGGACTACTTTTACAGCTTCTGTTGGACCGGCGTCTTTAAAGTTGTCAACGAGCTTTTCTAACACTCCGGGTTTAACTAAATCAGCAGCAAACTGGTGTCCTGTTGCTGTCAATCTTAGTGGGATGAAACTCAATATAACATCATTTCGACCTGACCTTTGAAAGCCCAATCCTTGAATTCTATTACTGACACTTTCAATAAGCCCCTGATCTTCCAGTATTTCCAAATGGAATACCATTTTTATCTTTGCATCAAAATCAGCATGAAGCGGCTTAAACTGTTCTTGATTTAGATTAAAATCCAACTCTTCATTATCGAGGACAAGTGCCAAGAAATCCTTTATATATTCGAAATCGACCCTCATATTTTTTCCTTATCGTTTATACACATAACATTTTTAATAACAGGTAGTCTCAGTTTTCTACCTGCCCGCCTTTCGATTAACTTATCATAAGTCACTAAAAATTAAAGAAAATACATCGAAATGTGTACTCTATCCGCACATAAAAACGCGCCGGCGTGTTATCCAAGATACAAAAATCATAAACCTATTAAGAAACAATGGTTTACAAAATCAGCTATCGACAAATCGAGACCAAACACTCAATAAAACATGCCACTTTCCATATTCAAACTTAATAAACTGTGTAGATATACAGAAAATAAAGTAAAGATGGTAAGTAAATCAGCCATGAACTTGATATTAGGTTTTGTAGAGAAAACGCTAGTATTCAAAAATGTGTAGAGCATTTGATCTAACAAGGTTTGGGGCATTTTTGAGTTAAAAATCACACTGCATGAACTAAATCCAGCCATGTTTGTACCATTCCTTACTCTCCTTCAGCTACATTTCGTTATAACGGCAACTTTTTCTTACAAACGCTTCCAGATGCATAAACTATGAACAATAACTTATTGTGAGTGAGTAACGTTTATGGTCATCTCTTCCGCTCGTCTCGGGCGACCTAAAATCGATAACCCCAAATCTCAAGCCGATAGAACCCGCGACAGTCGTATGCGCAGCAAGGCGCTAGGTCGCGTCGAGCGTAAGTTCATCCTCGATGCCGACAGTGCGGATTTGTTTGATACGCTGCGTCGAGATGCTGGCTTCTCCACTAAAGAAAAATCCGAGTTCTTTGCGGCGCTGCTGCTTCGTGTCGCCAACAAGAATTGGCTCGGCAAACCTTTCACCTTACCCATTGAGGAGGCGCTATGAAAATGAAGATAAATCGTCATGCTTACTACGGTTTGGTGCATAAAGGTGTGAAAGCGCTGTTGAATGACCGTATGGGATTTTATGATGACGATGAGTATCGCAACTACCTAGGCATTCAAACGGGCCAGACAAGCTGCAAAGACTTGAGTGATGATACGTTACGTGAGCTGGTCGCAGAGTTAAAGCGTCAAGGCTACTTGGAAGACTCTGCCAAGTTTAAAAAGCGCCTGGGAGGCAGCTCGTCTCGACAGCCATCCAACTTACAATGGGCAAAGCTGGCGGCGTTGGCTAAATCTATGGGCTGGCAAGGGTTGGATGACCCCGCATTAGATAGCTTTGTGAAACGCACGGTGAAAGTCGAACGCGCTCGTTGGCTCACTCGTGACACGATACGTGCTGTGATTGTGGGACTGGAACGCTGGGAGGCATCATGTCGAGGCGAGTAAAGTTTCGGGCCGAGCCTCGCTATGAGGTGCTTAACCCTCGGACTCAAGAAGAGCTCGAGGCGCTCTTACTGGAGATGTATCCAGATAACCGCATCGCGGCAAGCGAGTTTCAAGCCGCGCTCAATCCCATTGATAAAGCGATCATCAAAAGTGATTTGGGTATTCGTAACTGGTACACCCCTAAAGAGCTGGCCGAGTACCTATGGAGAAGGAGTAATTATCATGCCATCGAAACCGATCCGTATGCTTCCAGCTTATGAGGTATTTAATAGCTGCACTCGCACCCAGCGCAACCACGTGCGAGAGGGCTATTTCTTTGCCTCTAAACTGCAAACTTGGTTTGTGTTCGTAAAGGACAAAGGTGAAACCGCCAATGGCAAACCAGAGGAGCAGCTCAGTCTGTTTGGGTAGTGGGCAATGATTGGAGAGTTTGAATGGCGCTTGCATCCAGTTTTGAGCAAGCGTCATTTTTATTGGTGTAACCGTAGAACGTTCGATTGCGCTCTATCTTACAGGCGCACAATCGAAAGTACGTAAGCCAGACAGCATCACGGCTGGCCGCTTCGCCATAAGTCAGCGGCTTTTGGTCAAACGGCCGCTCACACTCCACCAAGTCACCCACAGGTGGTGATTGGATAATATCTTGGTATTCATACTGAGTGACAATCTTAGTATCCTGACACCCAGCCAACAGGATAAGCGATAGGCTCAGCGGCGCATATTTCATGTTCAAGCTCCTTTTCCAATTCTTCGACTCGTGTTTTTAGCTGATGTCGAGCCTTGCTCTCTCGACTCGACGCCTCGTCCGCGATTTTCTGCGCTTCACGCCTTTGGGTGGTTAATGTGGTAATGCGAGCAGCCAGTAAGTGGTTGGTGGTTTCCTGGCTGGTAATGGTCTCGCCTAGCACTTGGTTACTGGCCTTTAGCTCACTGGTGTAGTGGAAGAGCTTGTAGTTCACCAATAAACTTACGATGAGTATCGCGCAGCCTAACCAGAAAGCCGTGCGTTTGAGCTGTCTTAGAACACCCATGTTATTGCCATCCGTTCAAACAAATCGCCATCTCTTTATCTCGCCGTTTGGGGATACCTTCGCAACCACTGCCTTTAATACGGCAGTCTTTCTTATTAACATAGACCCAACGCGGATATTGCAAGCAGGCCGCGCGATGGTCTCCTTGATTAAATGTCTTGAGTAAGGTCGAACGAGCAAAGTTGCCCGCGCCGAGGTTGAACACAAAACTCACCATCATGTCGTATTCCGCTTGGCTCGGCGTTCGTGTGATATGTTGCTTCACCACGCTCTCAGCACTGGCCACATCCTTAACAAAGTCATGGGCGATTTGCTCATTCGTTGCCGTGTCACCTTGCTTCACCCCTTGGGTATGCCCAAGACCGAGAGTCCAAGTATTGGCACTGCATTGGTAGGCTTGAGCGCGGCAACCTTCTTCATTCGCAATATGACGCAGACCACGTTCACTGACACTCAATGCGTCGTCGATATTAAACACGATGGCCAATACGGCCATGATGGAGCACACTAAGGCTTTCGTTGCTTTAGTTTTCAAACTCATGAGCTTTCCTCCGACTCCATTTGGGTGCCATGATCGGATTTCAGGCGCGCCAACTTGGCTTTATTGAGCTGAGTGGCCACCGCATAATGTCGAATGGCCATACAACCCGAGATAATGCCCACCGTAACCGCAACAAGTTGTGCGATATCATTGACGCCAAAACTGACGATCGTGGCCATGACAGACGTGCCGACTTTCTTTAGACCCGCTAAGTCTGTTAGGGACATCAAGATGGCTTTCATTCCCGTTTCACTCATTGGCTTTTTCTCTCTTATTGTGGTTATTCAAATGTTTGTTGACTGCTTTCAGTGATGACCTCAAAGGTGACGGCCGTTAGGGTGATAAGCGGCCTTTGTTTTTGGGTCACCGGTTTCGTCTCTGTAATGACTTGACCATCGCTGCCAGTCACCGCCCCTTTAGCTAGGTACACCCCTTCAATACGTTGGGCCAGCGACGTTAAGGCTGCAGGCACTATGTCGCGTCCGTGCTGCGTCTTCCACGTATTAATGACGGCTTCAATGTTAGTTTTTGCCGTCATTTGAATGGACTCAGCCAATGAGGCGTAGTCACTGAAGATCTGCAGGTGAAAGCTGGCCGTTGCCCTGACATCCGTTGCATCCACCACGCGCACCAAATCCCCCATAGGCACTCGCTTATCCCCTGAGCACTCTGACTTAATCAAGTCTTTGATGGCTTGGTTAGGGAGCGAGCCATCTTGCAAAATGGCACTGATTTCAATTTCATTCGGGGCCGGAGTCCAAACCGACACGTTCTTAATTGATGAACTACTTGAGCGAGCAAAGTACTCATACGCCTCGTACGGCCCAGCCACACTGAACTTTGACGGCGAAATATAGATTCGATAGGCAAAATCATCATCACCCTCAATCTCAGAGCCACCTTGTGTGGTCTCGGTATTGACCACACGTTCAAGGGCATCCAATGGCGTAACAGCTTGATGGATTTGTCCGGCTAAAAAGCCATTTCCCTGAAGGCCAGTTTCGATGCACTCTACGCTCGTCTGAATGCTCTGTGTGCCCGCACTGACCACCACCTCTTCCAATGTTTCAAACAGAGTTTGGTTATCCACGGCAATCACTTGATAGCCCTTAGCAATGACAAAGCCAGTATGAGGGGTAAAGGTAAAAGCCATTACCGTACGGGCCTTTGAGGCGGGCAACCGTTCGGTTTCAGTGAGCAGTCCAAGGTTGTCTAAACGCTCTTTTTCTGCAAACGGCAGCAAGTTCTGTTTGCTTTCATAGTTAATGAGCGCTTTGAGCTCGTTCTTCTCATACGCGATTTGCTCAAGATGAAACGTTTCTGGGTCGTTGATGCCAGGATAGTGCCCTGTGCCTAGTTGGTAACGCTGCTTGAGGCTGACAAGGTCGGCGTTATAATTCACCTCGACCAGTTGCGGCTCTGGGATATTAGGGAATCGATTGGTCATATCAGTTCGCTCTTGCTAGTTGCGCGCTGGCGGTCCACGAACGTCCACTAATGGAGGTCGTCACGGTGGTGGGTTTCCAGCGGTTTGGCACGTTGCCAAAGTTTAAAAATTCAATCAAATGCGCGGTGGTTAACATGATATTGGTCACTGACATGCGTCCTTTCGCGCCTTGTTTCCCGTCTGCGCCGTTTTGTAAATAGGACTCGGCGTAAGCTCTGGCGTCTGCCATGGATTTCACGTTGTCGATGTTGTGCAGCATCTTCACTCGATCGCCCGTCGCGGTGGCATCCCCTGCGCGATAGCTAAAAAGCTGCTGGGCTTGCTGGTCATAACCATTGACTTCGACCGCTACGTACTTTGAACGAGCGCTATCGGGTAAATTGAGAGCGGTGAGAATGTCTCGGTTTAAGGTGTCAATTTGAATCACGTCGTCTTTAAAGTTGCCCATCACAAGGTTCTTGCCTTTGATGGCCATCGGCACACTGGTTTGCTCTGACAATCGAGTTAAGAATGCGGGGGTGGTTTCATCTCGCTGCTCAATGCGAGCAAATTGAAAGTCAGGCGTATCAGGCGCTTTGATAAACGATAGGCCGCTCTCTTTTGCCCAAGACTGTGCAACGCGCTCAAACGTGACATTCTCTTGTACCAAGCACTGCTGATTGTCGATAAAACCTCGCTTGATGGTGGGCGGTTTGGCGTTTGCACCGACCATCACATCATCAGGCCCAATCTTGAAGGACACTTCATCAATACTGAACTCTCCCCACAACCACTCGTGACGCTGACCGCTTTCATCTAACCAACCAATGCCTGGCGTTAAGGTGTCCCCTTTGGTGGGATACCAGGCCTGACAAAAACGGCGGTCTTTGTTAAACAAAGTGAGAGACAAGGTATCTGTACCGGTTTGTTTGCTTTCCATCACATCGGTATAGGTCATGGACTTGACATAGCGACTGAGCTCAGCGGTCACATCCTTTCCCGCCCAGTGCAAAATGGCGAATGGACGGATAAGCCCTGTTGCGGTTATGCCCATGGTGGCGTCTCCACAGTGACTGTGTTCACCACTTTCACCGCAGGGATGTTGACGGTTTCCCCTCCGCTAAAGGTAAAGCTGGTCATGGCTCGGGTCAGCTCACGGTTGGCATCAAATAGCGCATCGACTAAGGTTTGATTGGTGACGCTATAGGCGCGATAACAAATCTGCTCCCAGCGCTCGCTCTGGCGTGCAATTAAGGTATTCATGAACGCACTTCCACGATGTCCAGTTGATAGTCCACACTGGTCACCACGCCACTAGGCAGCGTTTGAATATTGGTGCGGGTGATTTTACGAATACAAAACTGCCTATGCACCACTGAGCCCACGACCAAAGCGCGAGGCACGCCATTTTCGCCCATTAATTCGAGCCGCTTGGTCATCTTTGTGATGTCGACAAAGTGATTATTAAAGGTCAGATCCAATAAGGCGGTGTGCTCATCTTCACCCATATTCTGGTGCGCGGGATAACCGTTAATGAGGTCTTGTTTGTTGATCTTAAAAGTGCGCGAGTCGCTGATTTTGTTTGGCGTGAAGCGCCCCTTAAAGACTAAATCACCAAAGCCGCCCCACTGGGAATAATTCGTTGTTTGTTCTGTCATCTATGATTCCTCATCACTGATGGTGTGACTCTTACCCGTGAGAAGGCTCTTGGCGGTGTTCTCAGTCACATCAGGGTTGGTAAAATGTTTGTGTACGGTGAGCACCAATGTGGCTTGCCAATCTTCGCGCCAAGTAAAGAGAGCGTCTTTGGGGTCAAAGTCATCGTCTTGTTTTGGCTCACTCCAGCCGGATGATGTTTTTCGAGCATCGGAAATCTCTGCATCGCCCACGACCGTCAGCCGCTCACAGAATTCACCAAAGCCAGCAGGCAAGTCTTCACCAATGTCTTTTAAAACAATCAAGTCATGGGTGAGATAATCGGTCATGCGCAAATTGAGTTGTATCTGCTGACTAGATAAAAAGCACTGCGTGTTCCCGCCGCTGACTCTGGCTGAAATCACCACATCAAGGAGCATTTCATAAGCAGCGAACGAGGCTTGTGTCGTCAGTGCCAGCCGATTCAACGCGCGGATACCATTGAACATCACACGCACTTCTTTTCTGGCCACCGCATTGGAGGGCTCAATCACCGCTTGCATGCCAAGTGAGGTTTCCAGTGTTTTCTCTAATGTTCGAATCACTTTCATTGGATTGCTGCCTTTAACTGCTCTAATGCCATTTCTTGCTGCGCTTGTTGCTGCTCGGGACTTAAATACATGAACTCACGACTGGAGACTTTGATTTGCGGCGTTCGGATGTACAGCACATAGAACACGCCTTTCTCTGCGCCTTTGTTGTTTCGGTTGGCTTTAGTCTTCACCTTTTGACCAAAAGCCTTACCCCCCAAGGGTGCTCGTCCCATGATGGAATGAGGACGGTAGAAAATCTTCCAGCCTTGACGCTCTAATCCTTCCAAGGTTTTACGTACCCCATACACCTCGGAGCGTTTCTTTACCTGCTTGTTGACCGGTATGGCGAGCTGTTTGGCTTTCTTCGCTTTGATCACGCCGCCATTGTTAATCAGTGGCGCATGGGCTTTGTTGGTGCCTATGCGGTATTCCTCTTTGCCAGCCTTGTACGTCAATGAGGCGTAAGTTTCACCTGTATCAAACAGGGGGTTAGCCCCTGCGTTCTTGGTGTTTTTGGTCAGCGGAGCGTTGGGTTTAAACGTGCCGTTTTTCATGTTGTTGCGCACACACTGCAA is a genomic window of Vibrio crassostreae containing:
- the lysC gene encoding Rz1-like lysis system protein LysC, which encodes MKYAPLSLSLILLAGCQDTKIVTQYEYQDIIQSPPVGDLVECERPFDQKPLTYGEAASRDAVWLTYFRLCACKIERNRTFYGYTNKNDACSKLDASAIQTLQSLPTTQTD
- a CDS encoding phage virion morphogenesis protein, producing the protein MKGFLDALHNTTKAIEGLPETLAPFGLQCVRNNMKNGTFKPNAPLTKNTKNAGANPLFDTGETYASLTYKAGKEEYRIGTNKAHAPLINNGGVIKAKKAKQLAIPVNKQVKKRSEVYGVRKTLEGLERQGWKIFYRPHSIMGRAPLGGKAFGQKVKTKANRNNKGAEKGVFYVLYIRTPQIKVSSREFMYLSPEQQQAQQEMALEQLKAAIQ
- a CDS encoding tail protein X; amino-acid sequence: MNTLIARQSERWEQICYRAYSVTNQTLVDALFDANRELTRAMTSFTFSGGETVNIPAVKVVNTVTVETPPWA
- a CDS encoding lysozyme, translating into MSLKTKATKALVCSIMAVLAIVFNIDDALSVSERGLRHIANEEGCRAQAYQCSANTWTLGLGHTQGVKQGDTATNEQIAHDFVKDVASAESVVKQHITRTPSQAEYDMMVSFVFNLGAGNFARSTLLKTFNQGDHRAACLQYPRWVYVNKKDCRIKGSGCEGIPKRRDKEMAICLNGWQ
- a CDS encoding baseplate J/gp47 family protein encodes the protein MTNRFPNIPEPQLVEVNYNADLVSLKQRYQLGTGHYPGINDPETFHLEQIAYEKNELKALINYESKQNLLPFAEKERLDNLGLLTETERLPASKARTVMAFTFTPHTGFVIAKGYQVIAVDNQTLFETLEEVVVSAGTQSIQTSVECIETGLQGNGFLAGQIHQAVTPLDALERVVNTETTQGGSEIEGDDDFAYRIYISPSKFSVAGPYEAYEYFARSSSSSIKNVSVWTPAPNEIEISAILQDGSLPNQAIKDLIKSECSGDKRVPMGDLVRVVDATDVRATASFHLQIFSDYASLAESIQMTAKTNIEAVINTWKTQHGRDIVPAALTSLAQRIEGVYLAKGAVTGSDGQVITETKPVTQKQRPLITLTAVTFEVITESSQQTFE
- a CDS encoding phage late control D family protein, producing the protein MGITATGLIRPFAILHWAGKDVTAELSRYVKSMTYTDVMESKQTGTDTLSLTLFNKDRRFCQAWYPTKGDTLTPGIGWLDESGQRHEWLWGEFSIDEVSFKIGPDDVMVGANAKPPTIKRGFIDNQQCLVQENVTFERVAQSWAKESGLSFIKAPDTPDFQFARIEQRDETTPAFLTRLSEQTSVPMAIKGKNLVMGNFKDDVIQIDTLNRDILTALNLPDSARSKYVAVEVNGYDQQAQQLFSYRAGDATATGDRVKMLHNIDNVKSMADARAYAESYLQNGADGKQGAKGRMSVTNIMLTTAHLIEFLNFGNVPNRWKPTTVTTSISGRSWTASAQLARAN
- a CDS encoding DUF2513 domain-containing protein, coding for MRVDFEYIKDFLALVLDNEELDFNLNQEQFKPLHADFDAKIKMVFHLEILEDQGLIESVSNRIQGLGFQRSGRNDVILSFIPLRLTATGHQFAADLVKPGVLEKLVDNFKDAGPTEAVKVVLGLGKSILEKKLAQLTE
- a CDS encoding phage tail protein; the encoded protein is MTEQTTNYSQWGGFGDLVFKGRFTPNKISDSRTFKINKQDLINGYPAHQNMGEDEHTALLDLTFNNHFVDITKMTKRLELMGENGVPRALVVGSVVHRQFCIRKITRTNIQTLPSGVVTSVDYQLDIVEVRS
- a CDS encoding regulatory protein GemA, whose translation is MKMKINRHAYYGLVHKGVKALLNDRMGFYDDDEYRNYLGIQTGQTSCKDLSDDTLRELVAELKRQGYLEDSAKFKKRLGGSSSRQPSNLQWAKLAALAKSMGWQGLDDPALDSFVKRTVKVERARWLTRDTIRAVIVGLERWEASCRGE